The region GCTGGTCGGGCAACCAGGTGAACTGGCGCGGGTCGCTGCCCGCGCCCGCCCACGTGCCGGGGTCGTAGCGCACGACGTCGATCTGGCGCGGGTCGGTGAGGTCGGTGACGTCGAAGAGCGCGGCCTGCGCGCCCTGGACGAGCCCGTCGGAGGTGGCGTCCTGGCCGAGGCCGATGAGCCGGTGCTCGCCGAGCGGGTGGAGGTAGTCGGAGTAGCCGGGGATCTTCAGCTCGCCGAGCAGCACCGGTGCGGCCGCGTTCGTGAGGTCGATCGCGTAGAGCGGGTCGGTCTGGCGGAAGGTCACCACGATCGCGAGGTCGTCGAACCACCGCACCGACTGGATCACCTCCCCGACCCCGAGGTCGTCGACGCGTCCCTCCTCGACCAGGGCCGAGCCGTCCTCGCGCAGCGTGATCACGGAGTTCGAGGTGCCGGTGGTGGCGCTCGGACCGACCGCGATCCGGAGCGAGCCGCCGACGGCGTCCATCGACCAGCGGTCCGCGATGGTGCCCTCGACCTCACCCGAGGCGACGTACGACGCCTCCATCCCGTCGAGCGCGAACGCGAAGATCGGCGTGGTGCCGCTCGGCTCCTGCGGGGACCCGGTGCCGCAGTCGATGCACTCGCTCCACGGGCCCCACCACGCCGGCTGGCCGGCGGCGAGGTAGAACCGGTCGGTCGAGAAGTAGGCCGTGTCGGAGTCCGTCGCGACCGCCGTCGCGGTCCGGAGGGACGGCGAGGCCGGGTCGAGCGCGAGCACCGTCGTGGTGCCGAGCGCGAGGTCGGTGTCGGTCGGCACGGCGACGTCGTCGCAGTCGACGGCTGGCTGTCCCTCGATCGTCGGGAGCCAGTCGGCCAGCGTGGTGGCGCGCACGAGCGAGCGGTTGTGGAGCCGCGACCGCAGCTCGCCGAGGGCGCCGCTGGGCGAGGAGAAGTCGAGCTGCGGCAGGTCGGTCTGCACGACGACGCGCACGACGTCGCCGGTGAGCCGGGCCGCCGTCGCGCGGCCGCTGACCCTGGTGACGTCGACGATCGACGGTGAGCTGGGGTCGGACAGGTC is a window of Nocardioides oleivorans DNA encoding:
- a CDS encoding beta-propeller domain-containing protein, with translation MHLRTTITGIVALTSLAAAAGVGYAIGQDSDPTGTAPPPRIALANADLTTTGSCDALLQSYVDRGVEQVGAYGWVGDMRIFSSQEGDVSMPLSSSAAGVERSMPSTSRTTSDESGTNVQEAGVDEADVVKVAGSLLLRMRDGELLAHDVSGAAPRLLSTTTIADSRTTNQPLDPGGELLLVGGRAVVFGSTDTGTTITTVDLSDPSSPSIVDVTRVSGRATAARLTGDVVRVVVQTDLPQLDFSSPSGALGELRSRLHNRSLVRATTLADWLPTIEGQPAVDCDDVAVPTDTDLALGTTTVLALDPASPSLRTATAVATDSDTAYFSTDRFYLAAGQPAWWGPWSECIDCGTGSPQEPSGTTPIFAFALDGMEASYVASGEVEGTIADRWSMDAVGGSLRIAVGPSATTGTSNSVITLREDGSALVEEGRVDDLGVGEVIQSVRWFDDLAIVVTFRQTDPLYAIDLTNAAAPVLLGELKIPGYSDYLHPLGEHRLIGLGQDATSDGLVQGAQAALFDVTDLTDPRQIDVVRYDPGTWAGAGSDPRQFTWLPDQRVALAVVNGSTAKGMTGWVSVLSLADGRMSNRMVEVEHGEDVYDVRLVPLSSGRVALVTGSDVSFLAL